The segment GTGGGGCGGCGTCCGCCTCTGGCGCTCCCTCATGAGGCTCGACCTCATCGACGAGTTCGCCATCGGGCTCCACCCCTACGTCACGAACGAGGGCACGGTCCTCTTCGATGACGTTCCCGACGACTACCGACTCCTGCGCGTCTCCAGCGACGCCACCGGTCCGGGAGTCCTCGAACTGCGCTACCGCCGCGACCGCGGACCGTCGGCGACCCGCTGACCCTCGGCGGCCCGCTGACCCTCGGCGGCCCGCTGACCGTCGGCGACGTCGGCCCGGGCCGCCCCGAGGCCCGCGACGAAGACACCGAGCCGACGCAGCCCCTCCGCGAGCGTCTCGCGCGAGGCGGCGTAGGAGAGCCTCACGTGCGAGTCGGCCGTCGAGAAGCCGAAGTCGCGCCCCGGCGTGAGCGCCACGTGCGCCTCGTGGAGCGCGCGCTCGCAGAACTCCCACGACGAGATCCCGGTGCCGGTGACGTCGAAGTAGACGTAGAACGCGCCGTCGGGGACGACCGGAACCGGCAGCCCGATGCGCGAGAGGCCGTCGAGGACGAGCGCCCGCCGGGCGAGCAGTTCGAGACGACGCTCCTCGGAGAGCGCGAGCGACTCCGGCGTGAAGCACGCCAGCGCCGCCTGCTGCGCGGGGGAGGAGGCGCAGAGGAAGTAGTTCGTCGCGAGCTTCTCGACGGCGGGCAGGAGAGCCTCGGGCAGGATGCACCAGCCCAACCGCCACCCGGTCATGCCGAAGTACTTCGAGAAGCTGTTGATCACGATGGCGTCCGGGTCGACGCCGAGCACCGAGCGCTGGGGGGTCCCGTCGGGAGCGTGGTCGCCCAGGTCGAGGTAGATCTCGTCGACGATCCGCCACAGCCCGAGCGACCGGGCCTCGGCGCACACGGCCTCCAGCTCGGCGAAGGGGATCGACGTGCCGGTGGGGTTCGACGGGGTCGCGATCATGACCGCGGTGGTGGCGTCGGTGACGGCCTCCCGCATACCCCGCAGGTCGAGCTGGTAGCGGGTCTCCGGCGACGACGCGACCGCGCGGATCCTGCCCCCGAAGGTCTCCACGAGCTGGCGGTTGCACGGGTACGAGGGATCGGCCAGGATCACCTCGCTCCCCGGGTCGACGGTCGCCGACAGCACGAGCAGGAGCGCGGCCGATGCCCCCGACGTGATGACGATGCGCGCCGGGTCGACCTCGACGCCGTGCCGGTCCCGGTAGAACCCGGAGATCGCCCGACGGAGCGCGGGCAGGCCGAGAGCCGAGGTGTAGGGCAGGGGCCGCCCGTCCATCACCTCGCGCATCGCCGCCCGGACCGCGGGTGGCGCACCGAAGTCGGGCTCGCCGATGCTGAGCTTGACGACGTCGTGCCCCTCGGCCTCGAGGTCGGCGGCCTGCTGGCCGAATGCCATGGCGTGGAACGGCTCCACGTTCCGCGCTCGCTGGGACAGCTTCACCGCGTGCTCACTTCCGGTCGGGACGGGCGGTGCGGGCGGGATCCGGGTGGGATCCGGCCGACCGGTGATCGCACCGCGCGCTCGCCGCCTAGAGTCCAGTATGAGCGAAACCGAAACGACGCCCGCGCTGCTGCTCCTCGGAGTCCTCGCCACGTCCCGCAAGGTGGACGAGAGGCGCGTCCCGATCCATCCCGCGCACTTCGAACGGATCGACGCCGACCTCCGGGCGAAGATGATCCTCGAGCGCGGCTACGGCACCCGCTTCGGCATCGGCGACGACGAGCTGGAGCCGCTGGTCGGGGTGATGGCGGACCGCGACGAGATCATCGCGCGCGCGGACGTCGTGCTCCTGCCCAAGCCGCAGGCCTCCGACCTCGAGGATCTCCGCGACGGACAGACGCTCTGGGGCTGGCCGCACTGCGTGCAGGACCGCGCGATCACCCAGCTCGCCATCGACAAGAGGCTCACCCTGATCGCCTGGGAGGCAATGAACCACTGGCAGGCCGACGGCGGCTTCGGGCTGCACGTCTTCCACAAGAACAACGAGCTCGCCGGCTACTGCTCCGTCCTGCACGCCCTCCAGCTCTGCGGGTCGACGGGTGATTACGGCCGCCGCCTCAGCGCCGTCGTGATCGGCTTCGGGGCGACGGCGCGCGGCGCGGTGACAGCCCTCAACGCGCACGGCGTCCACGACGTCCGGGTGCTCACCAACCGGGGGATCGCCGCGGTCGGATCCCCGATCCCGTCGGTCGACATCATCACGTTCGAGCACGACCCCGCCGCGCCCTTCGCGAGCACGGTCCACGCGGAGGACGGCCCGGTGCCGCTCGCCCCGTACCTCGCCCAGAACGACATCGTCGTCAACTGCACCCTGCAGGATCCGAACGCCCCCCTCACCTACCTCCGCACCGAGGACCTCGGGGCGTTCCGACCCGGAAGCCTCATCGTCGACGTGTCCATCGACGAGGGGATGGGCTTCTCCTGGGCCCGAGCGACGACGTTCGCCGACCCGATGTTCACCGTCGGCGAGACGACGAACTACTACGCGGTCGACCACAGCCCGTCGCTGCTCTGGAACTCGACCTCCTGGGAGATCAGCGAGGCGCTGATGCCCTTCCTCCGCACCGTGATGGAGGGGCCGTCCTCGTGGAGCGCCTCGGAGACGATCGACCGCGCGGTCGAGATCGAGTCCGGCCGGGTCCGCAACGACGCGATCCTGACCTTCCAGGGCCGCAGCGCCGACTACCCCCACGCGGCAGCCGGCGTCCACGAGGCCGGTATCCTCGAGGGGTGAAGCAGGAGCCCCGCGCGTGAGCGACGACGACCAGCGCCCCGCGCGGCCGGTCACGTCGATGTCGCTCCGCGCCGAGCGGCTCCGCGCGAGCATGGCCAGGGCCGCCGGGTCCCAGCCGCACCGGGACGACCCCGGCCTCTCCGCGCCGCGCCGGCCCCCGCTCGCCCGCGCCGACCAGAACCGCTGGGCCGTCGCCGCCCTCGCCGTGGGCATCGTCGCCGTGCTCCTCAACCCCGTCTACCTCACCTGCGCCGCCGGCCTCGCGCTCTCGCTCCTCGGGCTCCGGCGGGCGAGAGCGCTCCGCGCTCGCGGCGTCCTGCCCGGCGGGCGCTCCCTGGCGCGCTGGGGGCTGGGGCTGTCGCTCTTCGCCGCCGCCCAGTTCACCTTCTACCTCGTCGTCGCACCCCTCCTCGGCCGGTGACACACGGCGTCGTCGGCGCCCCGAACGTGGCAAGCTCGATCCCGTGACCATCCACGGACCCGCCGACGGCTGGGTCGTCGCGCCCGACGGCCGGAAGTTCTGGGGGCGGGCGGGAGCCGCCGGCCTCCTCGTCGTCGACGAACGCGACCGCGTCCTCCTGCAGCACCGGGTCGAGTGGAGCCACTTCGGCGGCACCTGGGGCATCCCCGGGGGTGCCCGGCAGTTCGACGAGTCCGCCGTCGACGGAGCCCTGCGCGAGAGCGCCGAGGAGGCGGCCGTCCCGCCGGAGGCGCTCCGACTCGTCTTCACGAGCGTGGTCGACCTCGACGTGTGGACCTACACGACCGTCGTCGCCCGGGCGACCCGCGCTTTCGAGCCGGTCATCTCCGACGGCGAGAGCGAGGCCCTCACCTGGGTGCCCTGGCACGAGGTCGACTCGCTGCCGCTCCACCCCGGGTTCGCCGCGACCTGGCCGCGGCTCGGCCGGACCCTCCGGGAGCCCCTCCACCTCGTCGTCGACGCCGCGAACGTCGTCGGATCGAGGCCGGACGGCTGGTGGCGCGATCGCGCCGGAGCCACCGACCGGCTGGCCTCGTCGCTCGGCCGTCTCGCCGAGACGGGCGTCCGCGCCTCCGACTTCGGCCGCCCCGGCGACGAGGTCGAGACCTGGTGGCCGGAGGTGACGCTCGTCGTCGAGGGGAAGGCCACGGCCGCGCAGGAGCCGCCCCTCGCGTCGCGCCTCGACCTCCGTCGTGCGGAGGCCGACGGCGACCAGGCGATCGTCGACCACGTCCGGGCGCTCGGCGGGGCCCCTTCCGGCCCCGGGCCGCTCGTCACGGTGGTGACGGCCGACCGCGGCCTCGCGTCGCGCGTGGAGGCGCTCGGGGCGCGGGTCGTCGGTCCGCGCATCCTGCTCGAGAGCCTCGACGGCCTCGGCGCCTGACGTCGGCTCTCCGTCGCCGGATGCCGGGCTCGTCCAGCACAGCCGGGTAGGGCGAGAAGCACGGGGTACCCCCGACGCACGGAACGCCGGCCACCCGCGAGGCGGGCGACCGGCGTTCGTCGTCGTCGGATCAGGCGGCGGGACCGGATCCCAGCGTGACCGTCACCGTCTGGCTGGCGCCCGAGGAGTCGGTGTAGGTGATCGTCACGCGGTCGCCGACCTGGTGCGACCGGATGGCCGCGGTCAGGGCGGAGGCGTCCGCGACGGGCGTGCCGCCGACGGCCGTGATGGTGTCGCCCGCGACGAGGCCGGCCTTGGCGGCGGCGCTCCCCGTGACGGTCCCGGCGATGGGGACCCCGGCCGTGGCCTGCGTGCCCGTGCCCTGACCGGAGCCGCTGCCCGACCCGCTGCCCGTCGACGCGATCTCCGCGCCGAGGAAGGCCGGGAGGCCGATGACGATGGTCGAACTCGACTCGCCCGCCGTGATCTTGTCGGCGATCGAGAGGGCGGTTGCGATCGGGATCGCGTATCCGGTCACGTCGGCGGTGCCCGAGGATGCGGCGGTCACGATGCCGATCACCTTGCCGTCGGCGTTGCGGAGGGGACCTCCGGAGTCGCCCGAGACGACGTCGGCGCTGATCTCGATGAGGTTCGACAGCGACTCCTGCCCCGACCCCGAGTCGCTCTGGACCGTGATCGACTGCTTGGTCGCGAGGACGGTGCCCTTGGCGGTGACGAGGCTGCCGGTGCCCTCGGCGTTGCCGGTGGAGTGCACCTGGTCGCCGGACGCGACACTCGCGGACTTCGCGAACGACACGGTCTGGAGACCGCTGGCGTCCTGCAGCTTCAGCACGGCGACGTCGTTCGTGGCGTCGGTGCCGACCACGTCGGCGGTGTAGGTCTTGCCGGTCGACTCGACGGTGACCTGGATGCTGGTCGACCCCTGGACGACGTGGTTGTTCGTCAGGATCTCGCCGTCGCTCGTCATGATCATGCCGGTGCCCGCCGACTTGGAGGACTCGTCGTAGTTGAGGGTCGACACGATCGTGACCAGGCCGACCTTCTCGGCCGCGGTGGCAGCGGTCGCGTCGGTCGGGACGGTGCCCGTGCCCGAGCCGGAGCCGCCCGAGCCGCTGCCGCCCTGGCCGCCGCCGAACGTCCCCGTGCCGCCCTGGCCGTAGCCGTAGCCGCCGAAGGAGCCGCCGCCCGAACCGCTGCCGGGGATCTGGAGCGTCTGCGTCTGACCGGCGGCCAGCGCCTTCTCGGTGTTGTACTGCGCGAGGGCGTAGGCGCCGCCGGCGGAGGCGCCGGCGACGAGGAGGCCCGCCGCCGCGATTCCGGTGATCGCCAGCCAGCGCTTCGAGCGCCGGGGGGTGCCGCCGAAAGCCGGCGGGACCTCGCCGGGCCGCGAGGAGCCGCTCTGCGCGGCCGTGGCGTAGTCCGAGGATCCCGGGTGCGCGGATCCGGACGGGTCGTACGCCTGGTAGTCGTCGTTGCTGGTGACGAGGTGAACGGGCTTGCCACCCGTGATGTAAGGCAGGGTGTGGGCCGTCGGGGCGGGTCGGGTCGGCTCGCCGTCCGGAACGCTCGTGGCGGACTCGCCGCTCGCGGCCGGAGCCTCGTCGAAGAGCGGCTGGGGGACGGTCGGCTGGTCGTCGGCGCTCGTGGGCCGGGCCTCAGCGCTGTCGGGCGCAGGGGACGACGGTGTCGTGCGCTCGTCGCCCGCTCCGTCGTTCTCGGGAGAACCGGAGACGCCGTGGGGGTGTGTGCTGTCGTTCATGAGGGCCTTCCTGGGGCTGTGCGGTGACGTGTGTCCATGAAAGGCGCGCCGCCAGAGAAATCCCTATGACGAGTCTGAGCGCCGGTGGTGAAGAAGGTAATAACCAGCTAGAGACAAATCCGTGCTGACCCCCGGTAACGATTCCGCTACGCTTGGGGGCCACAGGAGGTCCACGATGGCAGAGCACGCCACCCCGGCTAATGGCGCCGGGGCGCCCCACGAAGGCGCCCACCACGAGGTCGACACGACCCTCAGCTTCAACGAGGAGTTCCAGGCCCAGCTCGCCGCCCTCGAGGGCGGAGTGTCGACCGACGAGCGCGAGGCCGTTTCGGCCCTCCCGTCCGGTTCGGCTCTCCTCGTGGTCCGTCGCGGCCCCAACATCGGGGCCCGCTTCCTGCTCGACGCCGACGTCACGCTCGCCGGTCGCCACCCCGACGCGGGCATCTTCCTCGACGACGTCACCGTGAGCCGTCGCCACGCGGAGTTCCACCGCCACGGCACGTCCTTCAGCGTCAAAGACCTCGGCTCCCTCAACGGCACCTACTTCGACGGTGTCCGCATCGACGAAGCGCTCCTCAGCGACGGCGCCGAGGTGCAGGTGGGCAAGTTCCGACTGACCTTCTACGCGTCGCGAGTCGATCTCGCCAACCTGGCGATCAAGTAGTGCCTCGTGCACTCGCCCGGGCGTCTCACGCCCCGGGTGTCTCCGAGCTCTTGACCATCGGTCAGGTGCTCGCGCGTCTGAAGCCCGAGTTCCCGGACCTCAGCAACTCGAAGCTCCGGTTCCTCGAGGAGCGCCAGCTGGTGACCCCGGTGCGGACCGAATCCGGCTATCGCAAGTTCTCCGCCTCCGACGTCGAGCGACTCCGCTTCATCCTGGCGCTCCAGCGCGACCACTACCTGCCGCTCAAGGTCATCCGCCAGCACCTCGACGACCTCGATGCCGGCCGTCCGTCGACGCTCCCCACGGGGACGGCACCGACCTCGATGCTGACGGGTGCCCGGCGCCTCAACCGCGAGGAGCTCCTCGCCGAGGCCGGTGCCAGCGCGGCGCTCCTCGACGACGCGATCGGCACCTCGCTCGTCCCGGCGGGCGAGTTCTTCGGCGACGAGGCCGTCCAGGTCGTCTCCGCGCTGGTCGAGCTCAAGAAGTCCGGCATCGAGCCGCGGCACCTGCGTGCCGTCCGCGCCGCCGCGGAACGCGAGATCGGCCTCATCGAGAGCGCCGTCGCTCCTGCCGCCCGACGTCGCGACGCGGCCGGTCGCGCGCGCGTGGCCGAGCTCGCCCGCGAGATCGCCGACCAGCTCGAGATCGTGCGCAGCAGCATCATTCGCTCCGAGATCGG is part of the Frondihabitans sp. 762G35 genome and harbors:
- a CDS encoding N(5)-(carboxyethyl)ornithine synthase is translated as MSETETTPALLLLGVLATSRKVDERRVPIHPAHFERIDADLRAKMILERGYGTRFGIGDDELEPLVGVMADRDEIIARADVVLLPKPQASDLEDLRDGQTLWGWPHCVQDRAITQLAIDKRLTLIAWEAMNHWQADGGFGLHVFHKNNELAGYCSVLHALQLCGSTGDYGRRLSAVVIGFGATARGAVTALNAHGVHDVRVLTNRGIAAVGSPIPSVDIITFEHDPAAPFASTVHAEDGPVPLAPYLAQNDIVVNCTLQDPNAPLTYLRTEDLGAFRPGSLIVDVSIDEGMGFSWARATTFADPMFTVGETTNYYAVDHSPSLLWNSTSWEISEALMPFLRTVMEGPSSWSASETIDRAVEIESGRVRNDAILTFQGRSADYPHAAAGVHEAGILEG
- a CDS encoding NUDIX domain-containing protein, coding for MTIHGPADGWVVAPDGRKFWGRAGAAGLLVVDERDRVLLQHRVEWSHFGGTWGIPGGARQFDESAVDGALRESAEEAAVPPEALRLVFTSVVDLDVWTYTTVVARATRAFEPVISDGESEALTWVPWHEVDSLPLHPGFAATWPRLGRTLREPLHLVVDAANVVGSRPDGWWRDRAGATDRLASSLGRLAETGVRASDFGRPGDEVETWWPEVTLVVEGKATAAQEPPLASRLDLRRAEADGDQAIVDHVRALGGAPSGPGPLVTVVTADRGLASRVEALGARVVGPRILLESLDGLGA
- the ftsR gene encoding transcriptional regulator FtsR; translated protein: MPRALARASHAPGVSELLTIGQVLARLKPEFPDLSNSKLRFLEERQLVTPVRTESGYRKFSASDVERLRFILALQRDHYLPLKVIRQHLDDLDAGRPSTLPTGTAPTSMLTGARRLNREELLAEAGASAALLDDAIGTSLVPAGEFFGDEAVQVVSALVELKKSGIEPRHLRAVRAAAEREIGLIESAVAPAARRRDAAGRARVAELAREIADQLEIVRSSIIRSEIGRLES
- a CDS encoding FHA domain-containing protein yields the protein MAEHATPANGAGAPHEGAHHEVDTTLSFNEEFQAQLAALEGGVSTDEREAVSALPSGSALLVVRRGPNIGARFLLDADVTLAGRHPDAGIFLDDVTVSRRHAEFHRHGTSFSVKDLGSLNGTYFDGVRIDEALLSDGAEVQVGKFRLTFYASRVDLANLAIK
- a CDS encoding aminotransferase class I/II-fold pyridoxal phosphate-dependent enzyme — translated: MKLSQRARNVEPFHAMAFGQQAADLEAEGHDVVKLSIGEPDFGAPPAVRAAMREVMDGRPLPYTSALGLPALRRAISGFYRDRHGVEVDPARIVITSGASAALLLVLSATVDPGSEVILADPSYPCNRQLVETFGGRIRAVASSPETRYQLDLRGMREAVTDATTAVMIATPSNPTGTSIPFAELEAVCAEARSLGLWRIVDEIYLDLGDHAPDGTPQRSVLGVDPDAIVINSFSKYFGMTGWRLGWCILPEALLPAVEKLATNYFLCASSPAQQAALACFTPESLALSEERRLELLARRALVLDGLSRIGLPVPVVPDGAFYVYFDVTGTGISSWEFCERALHEAHVALTPGRDFGFSTADSHVRLSYAASRETLAEGLRRLGVFVAGLGAARADVADGQRAAEGQRAAEGQRVADGPRSRR
- a CDS encoding S1C family serine protease, whose translation is MNDSTHPHGVSGSPENDGAGDERTTPSSPAPDSAEARPTSADDQPTVPQPLFDEAPAASGESATSVPDGEPTRPAPTAHTLPYITGGKPVHLVTSNDDYQAYDPSGSAHPGSSDYATAAQSGSSRPGEVPPAFGGTPRRSKRWLAITGIAAAGLLVAGASAGGAYALAQYNTEKALAAGQTQTLQIPGSGSGGGSFGGYGYGQGGTGTFGGGQGGSGSGGSGSGTGTVPTDATAATAAEKVGLVTIVSTLNYDESSKSAGTGMIMTSDGEILTNNHVVQGSTSIQVTVESTGKTYTADVVGTDATNDVAVLKLQDASGLQTVSFAKSASVASGDQVHSTGNAEGTGSLVTAKGTVLATKQSITVQSDSGSGQESLSNLIEISADVVSGDSGGPLRNADGKVIGIVTAASSGTADVTGYAIPIATALSIADKITAGESSSTIVIGLPAFLGAEIASTGSGSGSGSGQGTGTQATAGVPIAGTVTGSAAAKAGLVAGDTITAVGGTPVADASALTAAIRSHQVGDRVTITYTDSSGASQTVTVTLGSGPAA